GGGTAAGACTAAAATTTAAAATACTAGATATTGAGCTTAGGTGGTTTCGTGAATGATTGAAATGAATAATGTTGTGAAGAAGTATCCTAATGGGGTCGTCGCCGCAAACGGGATTACGGTTCATATAAAAAAGGGTGAATTTGTGTATATAGTTGGCCCGAGTGGAGCAGGTAAATCGACATTCATTAAGTTGATGTACCGTGAAGAAAAACCGACTTCCGGTGATGTCATCATTAATGGCATTAATTTGAGAACGCTAAAAAATAATCGCGTACCTCATTTACGCCGTCATCTTGGTGTTGTCTTCCAGGACTTTAAATTATTGCCGCGCTTAACAGTGTATGAGAATGTAGCGTTCGCGATGGAAGTAATTGAAGAACAGCCAAGTGTCATCCGTAAACGGGTAATGGAAGTACTCGAACTGGTGGGCTTAAAGCATAAAGTGCGGATGCTGCCGAATGAGCTGTCAGGTGGAGAACAGCAACGCGTTGCAATTGCCCGCTCGATTGTGAACCGTCCGAAAGTGATGATTGCGGACGAGCCTACAGGAAATTTAGACCCGGAAACTTCGTGGGAAATTATGAATATTTTCGAGGAAATCAATCGC
This genomic window from Solibacillus sp. FSL R5-0449 contains:
- the ftsE gene encoding cell division ATP-binding protein FtsE, producing the protein MIEMNNVVKKYPNGVVAANGITVHIKKGEFVYIVGPSGAGKSTFIKLMYREEKPTSGDVIINGINLRTLKNNRVPHLRRHLGVVFQDFKLLPRLTVYENVAFAMEVIEEQPSVIRKRVMEVLELVGLKHKVRMLPNELSGGEQQRVAIARSIVNRPKVMIADEPTGNLDPETSWEIMNIFEEINRQGTTILMATHNREIVNTVRKRVIAIEGGMIVRDEYGGDYGYEN